One window of the Xiphophorus couchianus chromosome 12, X_couchianus-1.0, whole genome shotgun sequence genome contains the following:
- the LOC114154062 gene encoding creatine kinase U-type, mitochondrial-like codes for MANSFTRMITGRNTAVMMAMGAGTLASAFLLNDSTAAAERRRFYPPSADYPDLRKHNNCMAAAMTPTIYARLRDKATPNNWTVDQCIQTGVDNPGHPFIKTVGMVAGDEESYEVFAELFDPVIKDRHNGYDPRTMKHPTDLDSSKVTSGMFDERYVLSSRVRTGRSIRGLSLPPACTRSERREVERVVVTALSGLKGELAGRYYSLGEMTEREQQELIDEHFLFDKPVSPLLTAAGMARDWPDARGIWHNNEKNFLIWINEEDHTRVISMEKGGNMKRVFERFCRGLKKVEHLIQERGWEFMWNERMGYILTCPSNLGTGLRAGVHIRLPLLSKDPRFKKILENLRLQKRGTGGVDTAATGDTFDISNLDRLGKSEVELVQLVIDGVNYLIECEKRLERGQDIKIPSPIAQFKR; via the exons ATGGCGAACTCTTTCACCCGCATGATAACTGGTCGTAACACAGCAGTGATGATGGCCATGGGAGCCGGCACTTTGGCATCTGCATTTCTCCTCAATGACAgcactgctgcagctgaaaggaGGAGGTTCTATCCCCCAAG TGCTGATTACCCTGACCTGAGGAAGCACAACAATTGCATGGCAGCAGCAATGACCCCGACCATTTATGCTCGTCTGAGGGACAAGGCAACGCCCAACAATTGGACGGTGGATCAGTGCATCCAGACTGGAGTGGACAACCCTGGACACCCCTTCATTAAAACTGTGGGCATGGTGGCTGGGGATGAAGAAAGCTACGAG gtgtTTGCGGAGCTCTTTGATCCTGTTATTAAGGATAGACACAATGGATATGACCCTCGTACCATGAAGCACCCCACTGATCTGGATTCTTCCAAG GTCACCTCAGGAATGTTCGATGAGCGCTATGTGTTGTCATCCCGTGTGCGCACCGGGCGCAGCATTCGCGGACTGAGCCTCCCACCTGCGTGCACACGGTCCGAGCGCCGCGAGGTGGAGCGTGTGGTGGTCACAGCCCTTTCTGGCCTGAAAGGAGAACTGGCCGGCCGATACTACAGCCTGGGAGAGATGACTGAGAGAGAGCAACAGGAGCTTATCGAC gaacacttcctgtttgatAAACCTGTATCACCTTTGCTCACGGCAGCTGGAATGGCCAGAGACTGGCCTGATGCTCGTGGTATCTG GCACAACAATGAGAAGAACTTCTTGATCTGGATTAATGAGGAGGACCACACAAGGGTCATATCCATGGAGAAGGGAGGAAATATGAAGCGAGTGTTTGAGAGGTTCTGCAGAGGTCTCAAAAAG GTGGAACATCTTATTCAAGAAAGAGGGTGGGAGTTCATGTGGAACGAACGTATGGGATACATCCTGACCTGCCCCTCTAACCTGGGCACGGGGCTCAGGGCTGGAGTGCATATTCGCCTGCCGTTGCTCAGCAAG GATCCCCGCTTTAAAAAGATCCTGGAGAACCTGAGACTACAGAAGCGAGGCACAGGAGGAGTGGACACGGCTGCCACCGGAGACACCTTTGACATCTCTAACCTCGACCGTCTGGGCAAGTCAGAG GTTGAGCTGGTACAATTAGTGATTGATGGTGTCAACTATCTCATTGAGTGTGAGAAGAGGCTTGAGAGGGGTCAGGACATCAAGATCCCTTCCCCAATCGCTCAGTTCAAGAGGTAA